A stretch of DNA from Andreesenia angusta:
CATAGTCTCTTTAGACTCTGTCTCTGTAGGCTCTATCATCATCGCCTCGTTTACTATAAGTGGGAAGTAAACTGTTGGTGGATGGTATCCGAAATCTAGAAGTCTCTTAGCTACGTCTAGAGTAGTGATTCCTGTTGAAGTGTCCTTTATTCCTCCAAGTACAAACTCATGCTTGCAAACTTGGTCTATTGGAAGCTTGTACTTCTCTTTAAGCTGCTTCATCATGTAGTTGGCGTTTAGAACAGCCATCTCGCTTACTTGCTTAAGTCCATCTGATCCATTCGCAAGTACGTAAGCGTAAGCTCTAACTAGAACTCCGAAGTGTCCGTGGAATCCTTTAAGTCTTCCTATTGAGTTAGGTCTGTCGTAGTCTAGTATAAACTCGTCGCCCTTCTTCTCTACTACAGGAGTAGGTAGGAACTCAACTAGGTCTTCTCTAACTCCAACTGGACCTGATCCTGGTCCTCCACCACCGTGTGGTGTAGACATAGTCTTGTGTAGGTTGTAGTGCATAACGTCAAATCCCATGTCTCCAGGTCTTACTTTACCCATTATTGCGTTCATGTTAGCTCCGTCATAGTAGCAAAGTCCACCTGCATTGTGCACTAGATTAGTTATCTCACATATGCTCTTCTCGAATAGTCCAAGTGTACTTGGGTTTGTAAGCATAAGTCCAGCTATAGCTCCTGGGTTCTCAGCTATTACTTCTTTAAGAGAATCTACGTTTACAGATCCGTCGTCATTTGACTTAACTTCTGCTATCTCAAATCCTGCAACGTATGCAGTAGATGGGTTAGTTCCGTGTGCCGAGTCTGGAACTATTATCTTAGTTCTCTGCTCTGCTTCTCCGTTTTTCTTGTGGTAAGCTTTTATAACCATAAGTCCAGTGAACTCTCCGTGAGCTCCTGCAGCTGGCTGTAGAGTAGTTCTAGCGAATCCAGCTATCTCTGAAAGCTTCATATCTAGGTCGTACATAAGCTCTAGAGCTCCCTGTACTGTAGACTCAGGCTGAAGTGGGTGAAGTGTAGTGAAACCTTCTAGTCTGCACATGTCTTCATTTACCTTAGGGTTGTACTTCATTGTACAAGATCCTAGTGGGTAGAACCCTTCGTCAACTCCGTAGTTCAGCTTAGAAAGATTAGTGTAGTGTCTAACTACGTCAAACTCGCTTACCTCTGGAAGTCCTACATTACCTTCTCTTAAAAGGTCTGAAGGCATTAGCTCACTTAAGCTCTTCTCTTCTACATCTAGCTTAGGAAGGCTATATCCCTTACGACCTTCTGATGACACTTCAAATATAACTTTGTTGTATCTTTTATTCATATTAGATCGCCTCCATTATACGAACTAGCTCGTCTATTTCTTCTTTAGTTCTCTTCTCTGTAACAGCTATAAGAACTCCGTTTCCATACTCTGCATAGTCTTTTCCTAGCTCATATCCTCCAAGTATGCCGCTCTTAAGTAGCTCTTCGTTGATCTTCTTAACGTCTGCGTCAGCAACTAGTGCAAACTCCTTGAAGAATGGCTTTCCTGGGAACATTGGCTTGAACTTTCCAGTAGCGACAAGCTTCTCGTAAGCATAGTGGGCTTTCTGCATGCTCTGAGTAGCAACTTCCTTAAGTCCTTGCTCTCCCATAAGGCTCATGTAGATTGTAGCCATAAGCATTATAAGTCCTTGGTTTGAACAGATGTTTGAAGTAGCCTTGTATCTTCTTATATGCTGCTCTCTAGCTTGAAGTGTAAGCACGAACGCTCTGTTTCCTTCAGCGTCTGTAGACTGTCCAACTACTCTTCCTGGTATCTTTCTAACTAGTTTCTTGTTTACAGAAAGGAATCCTAGGTATGGTCCACCGAATGACATTGGTATTCCAAGTGTCTGAGCCTCTCCAACTACTACGTCAGCTCCGAACTCTCCTGGAGCCTTTAGTATTCCAAGTGAAGATGGGTCAGTGTTCACTATGAACATAGACTTCTTGTCTGAATGTGCTACAGCCTCTAGTGCTCCTAGATCCTCAACTATTCCGAAGAAGTTAGGGCTCTTTACAACTAGTCCTGCAACGTCATCTCCCATAAGTGCTTTTGTAGCTTCTATATCTGTAGCTCCGTCTTTAAGTGGAGCAACTATTATCTCTATTCCCTTAGTCTCGTCAGCAGTCTTTATAACTTCTATAGTGTCTTTTCCAAGTCCAGCTGAAACAACTATCTTGCTTCTCTTAGTGTTTTCGCAAGCAAGTGCAACAGCCTCTGCAGTAGCAGTCTGTCCGTCGTACATAGATGCATTTGTAACTTCCATTCCAGTAAGTCTTGACATCATTGTCTGGAACTCGAATATAGCTGTAACAGTTCCCTGGCTGATCTCTGGCTGATAAGGAGTGTATGCTGTAAAGAACTCCTGTCTTAGGGCTATGTGGTTTATAACAGAAGGGCTGAAGTGGTCATATGCCCCTGCTCCCATAAAGCAAGTCAGTCCTGATTCGTTTTTATTAGCCAGCTCCTGTATGTGCTTTGTAAGCTCTAGCTCTGAAAGACCTTCGCCTATGTTAAGGTCGCCTTTAAATCTTAGATTTGATGGTATATCCACAAAAAGATCTTCTATAGAGTTAGCGCCTATGCTCTTAAGCAGTTCTTGCTGCTCAGCACTAGTGCTAGGTATATATCTATGCATGCATATTCCTCCTCGGTATTATAAGTATATTTATTTATAGCGACCTCTTTCTAATATTTATTTCTTAATCGAAACTTAGAAAAAGGTCGCTATACTTAGAAAGTTAAATCATTTTTAAATTATTCTGCACAGAATCCTTCGTACTGCTTTGAGTCCATTAGGTTGTCTAGCTCAGCCTTGTCGCTTAGCTCTACTTTTATTACCCAGTTAGCGTATGGATCTTCGTTTATTGCTCCAGGGTTGTCTTCTAGCTCTTCGTTTATAGCTACAACTTTTCCTGAAACTGGTGAGTGTGAGTCTGAAGCTGCTTTAACTGACTCTATAACTCCGTAAGTGTCTCCTGCTGATAGTTCGTCGTCTACCTCTGGTAGCTCTACGTAAACTATTTCTCCTAGTTGATGCTGAGCGTGATCTGATATACCTACTATAGCTACATCTCCCTCAACTTTTACCCAATCGTGGTCCTCTGAATAGAATAGTCCTTCTACTATTTTGCTCATTGCAATTCCTCCTCATTTTTTGTTTTAATTTTTTATTTTCACCTTTATAGGTTCGTCTCAAACCCAAATACATTATATATCGTTTCTGCTACAGTTTCAAACATTTTAGATTGCAGACGGATGCCTATTTAGGTTAAATTACTTAGACTTGTTGTGTCTTTCTAGGAACTTTCTGTCTCTTACAACTGCCTTAGCTTTTTTCTTTCTTATAACTATCTCTATCTCTGTTCCAATTGCAGTGTAGTCCTTGTCTAGCATAGCTAGTCCTATAGTCTTTCCTACAGATGGAGCAGCGTATCCTGTAGTTACATATCCTATGTCTTTTCCATCTACTTCTACTCTGTACTCGTGTCTTGGGATTCCCTTGTCTATCATCTCGAATCCAACTACTTTTCTAGCTAAAGTCTTGTTCTTGTTCTCTTCTTTTTGCTTAGCAAGCACGTCTTTACCTATGAAGTCAGCTTCTATAGCTGTGTTACAGAAGAATCCAAATCCTGCTTCTATAGGAGTGTTGTCTGCTGTAAGCTCGTTTCCGTAAAGTGGAAGGTTAGCCTCGAATCTAAGAGTGTCTCTACATCCTAGTCCAACTGGCTGGATTCCAAACTCTTCTCCAGCTTCGAATACAGCTTCCCAAACTTTTATAGCGTCGTCGTGTCCGAAGTAAACCTCGAATCCGTCTTCACCTGTGTATCCAGTTCTAGATATAAGCACGTTAGCTCCTGCAAGCTTCACGTTCTCTTTGAAGTGGAAGAATTTTATTTCGTCTAGATCAAAGTCAACTAGCTTCTGAAGAGTCTCTTGAGCCTTTGGCCCTTGAACAGCTATCTCTGAAACGTTTGGAGAGTTGTCTGTAACTGTTACATCGAACTTTGAAGCGTGTGAGTTTATCCACTCAACGTCTTTGTCTATGTTAGCAGCGTTTACAACTAGAAGAAGATCTTCCTCGCTACGCTTGTAAACTAGAAGGTCGTCAACCACTCCACCGTTTTCATAACAGAAGTAAGTGTATATAACTTGTCCTGCTCCTATAGAGTCTAGGTCGTTTGTCATAAGGTACTGAATGAATTTAGCAGCCTCTGGCCCTTGGATCTCTATTTCTCCCATGTGAGAAACGTCGAATACTCCAACTGCATTTCTAACTGCTTCGTGCTCTGCTACAAGTCCTAGTCCTGCGAAGTCGCTTGATAGTTCCCATCCTGCGTACTCTACTATTTTTCCGCCATGCTTAACATGCATGTCATATAGTGCCGTTTTTTTACCCATTCAAAATTCCTCCTTTTTTATATGAAAAACCTTCGTCTTGATTTTAAATCAGGGGAGTTGCAAACCCTGTATACAGTTGATATAGAGGTCTTATGTATATCCTAGGACTCCCTGTCATCATAGTATAATATATGGTTTTCATTTTCAAGAATTGATATTTTATTAACAGTTTTATTGCATTTTATTAACTACTCCATGGCTAGAACCGAGACAGACTGGACTCCCAGTATGCTGTCTAGCTCGCCTATAAGCTCATCTAGGGACTTTGTAAGTCCGTTTGATTCTATCGTGATATTGACGCTGGCGATATGGTTTATCGGTATTTCCTGGTTGATAGTAAGGATATTCCCTCCATTTGCCGATATCACCTGAAGCACATTTGAAAGCACTCCCTGCATATGGTTCAGCATAAAGGAGATTATGACCTTTTTTCCAGCTTCATTTTCAGAGTAGGAAAACACCTTGTCCTTGTACTTGTAGAAGGTGCTTCTGCTAACTCCAACAGTTCTAGTGGCCTCCGTAACTTCTCTGACCTTTCCAGATCTCAGAAGCTCTTTGGCCATCATGACCTTTTCAAATACGTCTGGAAGTATTTCTTTATCTATAACTAGATATCTATCAGACATCTCTATAACTCCCCCCAAGGCATCACCGTCTAAAAGAGAATCCACCCTAGTAAGTCTTTACTATAGCTCCTCTTTTGTCCAGGTGTAGCTCTTTTATGTCCCAGTAGTATTTTAGATTGTTTACATGGGATCTCAGCTTGGTGTAGACGCTTCTGTCGTTTACATCTACAGCTATTAGTATAGTGGGTCCTGCCCCGCTTAGAAAAGCTCCGTAGGCCCCTGCATTCTCGCTCTCCTCTATTATGGAGTCGTATCCATCTATAAGTCCGCCTCTGTACTGCTGGTGGAGCCTGTCTTTTCCGGCGACTCTCAGCATCTCAAACTCTCCGTTTGCAAGCGCCGAGGTCATAAGCGCAACCCTGCCTACGTTGTATACTGCATCTTCAAAGCTCACCACTTTTGGAAGTATACCTCTGGCCTTCTGGGTGGACAGCTTGAAATTAGGTATGAGAGCATAGAACTTGAGTCCGTGCTTTACCCTCACCTTGCTTGAATAAACCTTGCCGTCTTCGTATACAGACGTCACGCACCCACCTAGCAGTGCAGGCGCTATATTGTCTGGATGCCCCTCTAACTCTGTGGCAAGCTCGAGTATCTCCTGTCGGCTTAGCTTTCTTCCAGTCATCTCGTTTGCGCCTATTATTCCGGCCACTATGCAAGTTGCGCTGCTTCCAAGCCCTCTTGAAACTGGAACATCTGTTTCCGAAGTTATCTTTATTCCGCTCGGCTCGTACCCAATTTTTTCAAAACATTTCTTCATGGCTATATATATAAGGTTGTCTTCGTCTTCGAAGCTCTTCTCAGTACCCTCGACTATTATCCCCGATTCCAGCTCTTGGAACGTAAACTTGTTATAAAGGTTTAGGGCTAGCCCCATACAGTCGAATCCGGGCCCTAGGTTTGCGCTTGTAGCTGGCACTATCACTTCTATCATCTTATTCACCTACATTCAAAAGTTTCTTTATCTTTTCCTTCATTTCAGCCTTCTTGCAGAGCTCCTTGTGAAGTATTTCACGCTCCTCTATCTTGTATATGCTCTTAGGTATCTCGAGTCCTGTCTTCTCTGAAAGCTCATATACGAGCTCAAAGTCAGACTTGTCCTCTGTATCTAGTCCAAGCGCTCCAGCCACAGACCTTGTGAACTTGAACGGGCTTGCCGTCGACGCTATAAGCATCTCTTTGTCGTCCCCTGTCTCTTTTAGGTACTTCTCATAGGCAGCGTAGGCTACGGCAGTGTGAGTGTCCATCACATATCCGTGCTTTTCGTAGACCTGCTTTATAGTCTCTAGAGTCTCAGCTTCGTCAGTGTAGCTTCCGTAGAAGTCCTCTAGCTTCGACTTTATATCTTCATCTAATGTGTACTTGCCTGTTTTCGTTAGGCTTTCCATCATCTCAGAAACTTTTGCGCTGTCTTTTCCGCTTATCTCATATAGCAGCCTCTCTAGGTTGCTCGATATCAGTATGTCCATAGAAGGAGATATAGTAAGCTTAAGCTCTCTGTTCTTGTCGTACTCTCCAGTCTGGAAGAAGTCGAACAGCACGTTGTTCTCGTTAGAAGCACATACAAGCTTGTCTATAGGAAGCCCCATTGACTTTGCGTAGTACGCCGCCAGTATGTTTCCAAAGTTTCCGGTAGGCACTGTTACGTTTATAGACTCTCCTTCCGATACCTTGCCTGCTCTTAGAAGCTCCATGTATCCGTAGAAGTAGTATACAACCTGTGGTACAAGCCTTCCTATGTTTATGGAGTTCGCAGAAGATAACTCATATCCGCTTGCCTTCAATGCGCTTCTAAAGCTTTCGTTGTTGAATGCCTCTTTTACCCCGTTTTGGGCGTCGTCGAAGTTTCCGTCTATTCCGACTACGAAGGTGTTGTCCCCTTCTTGGGTTATCATCTGTCTCTCCTGTACCTCGCTCACTCCCGACTTAGGGTAGAAGACTATTATCTTGGTTCCGTTCACGTCCTTGAACCCCTCTAGCGCAGCCTTGCCTGTGTCTCCTGAAGTCGCTGTGAGTATCACCACTTCGTCGCTATAGCTTAGCTTTTTCATAGCTGTGCTTATGAAGTACGGCAGTATTGAAAGCGCCATGTCCTTGAAGGCGAGCGTAGGTCCGTGGTATAGCTCTAGGAAATTGGCTTTTTCTATAGACTCCACTGGAACTATCTCTTCTCTGCTGAACTTCTCGTCATACGCCCCTTCTACACAGGCCGAAAGCTCCTCTGGTGTAAAATCAGGAAAGAACTTGCCTATTACGTATTTTGCAAGCGACCTGTAGTCCATCGTCTTCAAATCTGAAAGGCTTCTGTCTAGCTTCGGTATTTCAGACGGTATGTAAAGTCCTCCATCATCTGCTATTCCCTTTATTATGGCTTCCACGCAGTTCACAGCTGCGCCGCCTCTAGTGCTTTTGTATTCCATGCTCATATGCTCACCCCTCGTTGTATTTAAACCCTTATTCGAATCTATCTATTTATTATACTATAATATGCTCGCCCAAATAGTTTAAAAAAGTTGTTTTAATAATATATGATATATGATATAATGTTTTTCAGTAAAAGACAAGTGTTTTTTATCGGTTGACACGAGAGCTCAAGCTGTTTATTTTAGAACGCTTCCGAGCTTAACGATATAACAGATTTGAAAGGAGATATATTATGATTAAATTGGGTGTTTTGGGTCTTGGAACTGTTGGTTCTGGCGTATACGAGATAGTGAAGTACAGAAGCGATATGCTGAAAAAGGCTACAGGCGAGGATATAGAGATAGCTAAGATTCTGGTAAGAGACAGCTCAAAGGACAGGGGTCTTGACGTGGCTGAAGGAGTTATGACTGAAAATCCTGACGACATACTGGACAACCCTGAGATAGACATAGTTGTAGAGGTTATGGGCGGCATAGACAAGGCCTACAGCTACATAGTCCGTGCCCTTAAAGCCGGAAAGCACGTAGTTACAGCCAACAAAGCCGTGATTTCGCTTCACATGGAAGAGCTTCACAAGCTTGCAGAGGAAAACAACTGCGGGCTGCTCTACGAGGCCAGCGTTGCCGGTGGAATCCCTATAATCAAAAACCTTAAGGAAATCCTGAAGATAAACAAGGTAGACGACATAAAGGGCATACTGAACGGGACTACAAACTTCATACTTACAAAGATGTACGACGAGGACTTGAGCTTTGAAGAAGCCCTTTCACTTGCCCATAAGTACGGCTATGCAGAGGCAGACCCTACAGATGACGTTGAAGGATACGACGCTGCCAGAAAGATATCTATACTTGCGTCGCTTGCATACGGAACACATGCCAGCATAGACGACGTGCTCTGCTACGGAATAACTTCCATAAGGACTATCGACGTGGTGGAGTTCAAGAAGATGGGCTTTGTGCCTAAGCTTCTAGGATGCTCTACTAGAAGAGACAACTCTTTCTCTGCAATCGTAGAGCCTATACTAGTGGAGGAGAACTCCATGTTCGCATCCGTAAAGGACGCTTTCAACTTGGTGGACGTGCTGGGCGACAATTTAGGCGAGCTTGAGTTCTACGGAAAAGGAGCTGGAAAAGAGCCTACTGGAAACGCAGTTGTAATGGACATAATAGATATAATCCTGAAAAACTACAGCGAGTTTAAGTTCGAAGTGGACAAGTCTATATCCTCTGACAAGGGCAATCTCTTTACAGGTCTTCACTACCTGAGAGTCTCTGTAGACCGAGAAGAGGACAAGGCCGCTGTGGTGGAAAAGCTGAACGCTTCTGGAGTGCAGTGCAAGTACAAAGAGCTTGAAAGAGACATAATAATCGTGACTGAGAGAATCTCTTCAAACAGAATAGAGAAGCTTGCAAAAGAAGACTTGGGGCTTGCCAAAAAGACTTTTGCATACCTTAGAATCGAAAGTGAAAGCCTTGTTTCAATAGATCAGTTGAACATTTAACTTAAAGGAGTCTTGATATATGGATAATATAGTTGTGCAAAAATACGGTGGGACTTCGGTTGGAACTCCCGAGAGAATTAAAAACGTGGCCAGAAGAGTCATCGCGACAAAAGAGGCCGGAAACAAAGTAGTTGTAGTTGTCTCTGCCATGGGAAAATCCACAGATCACCTGGTGGACCTTGCCAGGGAAGTGAATATAAACCCGTCTAGCAGAGAGATGGACATGCTCCTTTCAAGTGGCGAGCAGGTTTCAATAGCCATGCTTGCTATGGCCATTGGTGGCCTTGGGCACGATGCCATATCTCTTACTGGCCCTCAGTGCGGGGTCAAGACGACTAGCTACCACAGAAACGCCAGGATAACAGAGATA
This window harbors:
- the thrC gene encoding threonine synthase; this encodes MSMEYKSTRGGAAVNCVEAIIKGIADDGGLYIPSEIPKLDRSLSDLKTMDYRSLAKYVIGKFFPDFTPEELSACVEGAYDEKFSREEIVPVESIEKANFLELYHGPTLAFKDMALSILPYFISTAMKKLSYSDEVVILTATSGDTGKAALEGFKDVNGTKIIVFYPKSGVSEVQERQMITQEGDNTFVVGIDGNFDDAQNGVKEAFNNESFRSALKASGYELSSANSINIGRLVPQVVYYFYGYMELLRAGKVSEGESINVTVPTGNFGNILAAYYAKSMGLPIDKLVCASNENNVLFDFFQTGEYDKNRELKLTISPSMDILISSNLERLLYEISGKDSAKVSEMMESLTKTGKYTLDEDIKSKLEDFYGSYTDEAETLETIKQVYEKHGYVMDTHTAVAYAAYEKYLKETGDDKEMLIASTASPFKFTRSVAGALGLDTEDKSDFELVYELSEKTGLEIPKSIYKIEEREILHKELCKKAEMKEKIKKLLNVGE
- a CDS encoding ACT domain-containing protein, giving the protein MDSLLDGDALGGVIEMSDRYLVIDKEILPDVFEKVMMAKELLRSGKVREVTEATRTVGVSRSTFYKYKDKVFSYSENEAGKKVIISFMLNHMQGVLSNVLQVISANGGNILTINQEIPINHIASVNITIESNGLTKSLDELIGELDSILGVQSVSVLAME
- the thrB gene encoding homoserine kinase, whose product is MIEVIVPATSANLGPGFDCMGLALNLYNKFTFQELESGIIVEGTEKSFEDEDNLIYIAMKKCFEKIGYEPSGIKITSETDVPVSRGLGSSATCIVAGIIGANEMTGRKLSRQEILELATELEGHPDNIAPALLGGCVTSVYEDGKVYSSKVRVKHGLKFYALIPNFKLSTQKARGILPKVVSFEDAVYNVGRVALMTSALANGEFEMLRVAGKDRLHQQYRGGLIDGYDSIIEESENAGAYGAFLSGAGPTILIAVDVNDRSVYTKLRSHVNNLKYYWDIKELHLDKRGAIVKTY
- the gcvH gene encoding glycine cleavage system protein GcvH produces the protein MSKIVEGLFYSEDHDWVKVEGDVAIVGISDHAQHQLGEIVYVELPEVDDELSAGDTYGVIESVKAASDSHSPVSGKVVAINEELEDNPGAINEDPYANWVIKVELSDKAELDNLMDSKQYEGFCAE
- the gcvT gene encoding glycine cleavage system aminomethyltransferase GcvT — its product is MGKKTALYDMHVKHGGKIVEYAGWELSSDFAGLGLVAEHEAVRNAVGVFDVSHMGEIEIQGPEAAKFIQYLMTNDLDSIGAGQVIYTYFCYENGGVVDDLLVYKRSEEDLLLVVNAANIDKDVEWINSHASKFDVTVTDNSPNVSEIAVQGPKAQETLQKLVDFDLDEIKFFHFKENVKLAGANVLISRTGYTGEDGFEVYFGHDDAIKVWEAVFEAGEEFGIQPVGLGCRDTLRFEANLPLYGNELTADNTPIEAGFGFFCNTAIEADFIGKDVLAKQKEENKNKTLARKVVGFEMIDKGIPRHEYRVEVDGKDIGYVTTGYAAPSVGKTIGLAMLDKDYTAIGTEIEIVIRKKKAKAVVRDRKFLERHNKSK
- a CDS encoding homoserine dehydrogenase, with amino-acid sequence MIKLGVLGLGTVGSGVYEIVKYRSDMLKKATGEDIEIAKILVRDSSKDRGLDVAEGVMTENPDDILDNPEIDIVVEVMGGIDKAYSYIVRALKAGKHVVTANKAVISLHMEELHKLAEENNCGLLYEASVAGGIPIIKNLKEILKINKVDDIKGILNGTTNFILTKMYDEDLSFEEALSLAHKYGYAEADPTDDVEGYDAARKISILASLAYGTHASIDDVLCYGITSIRTIDVVEFKKMGFVPKLLGCSTRRDNSFSAIVEPILVEENSMFASVKDAFNLVDVLGDNLGELEFYGKGAGKEPTGNAVVMDIIDIILKNYSEFKFEVDKSISSDKGNLFTGLHYLRVSVDREEDKAAVVEKLNASGVQCKYKELERDIIIVTERISSNRIEKLAKEDLGLAKKTFAYLRIESESLVSIDQLNI
- the gcvPA gene encoding aminomethyl-transferring glycine dehydrogenase subunit GcvPA, translated to MHRYIPSTSAEQQELLKSIGANSIEDLFVDIPSNLRFKGDLNIGEGLSELELTKHIQELANKNESGLTCFMGAGAYDHFSPSVINHIALRQEFFTAYTPYQPEISQGTVTAIFEFQTMMSRLTGMEVTNASMYDGQTATAEAVALACENTKRSKIVVSAGLGKDTIEVIKTADETKGIEIIVAPLKDGATDIEATKALMGDDVAGLVVKSPNFFGIVEDLGALEAVAHSDKKSMFIVNTDPSSLGILKAPGEFGADVVVGEAQTLGIPMSFGGPYLGFLSVNKKLVRKIPGRVVGQSTDAEGNRAFVLTLQAREQHIRRYKATSNICSNQGLIMLMATIYMSLMGEQGLKEVATQSMQKAHYAYEKLVATGKFKPMFPGKPFFKEFALVADADVKKINEELLKSGILGGYELGKDYAEYGNGVLIAVTEKRTKEEIDELVRIMEAI
- the gcvPB gene encoding aminomethyl-transferring glycine dehydrogenase subunit GcvPB, producing the protein MNKRYNKVIFEVSSEGRKGYSLPKLDVEEKSLSELMPSDLLREGNVGLPEVSEFDVVRHYTNLSKLNYGVDEGFYPLGSCTMKYNPKVNEDMCRLEGFTTLHPLQPESTVQGALELMYDLDMKLSEIAGFARTTLQPAAGAHGEFTGLMVIKAYHKKNGEAEQRTKIIVPDSAHGTNPSTAYVAGFEIAEVKSNDDGSVNVDSLKEVIAENPGAIAGLMLTNPSTLGLFEKSICEITNLVHNAGGLCYYDGANMNAIMGKVRPGDMGFDVMHYNLHKTMSTPHGGGGPGSGPVGVREDLVEFLPTPVVEKKGDEFILDYDRPNSIGRLKGFHGHFGVLVRAYAYVLANGSDGLKQVSEMAVLNANYMMKQLKEKYKLPIDQVCKHEFVLGGIKDTSTGITTLDVAKRLLDFGYHPPTVYFPLIVNEAMMIEPTETESKETMDEFIAILNKIADEAISNPEILKSAPQNTPVGRIDEGKAAKDLVLTYQG